One window from the genome of Diospyros lotus cultivar Yz01 chromosome 11, ASM1463336v1, whole genome shotgun sequence encodes:
- the LOC127813504 gene encoding uncharacterized protein LOC127813504: MGNCLFGGLGDHHQQVSYSNNNNNAVIKVVTSSGGIMEFNGPMITVECITDEFPGHGLFRSHDLFWKPLDQHEVLVAGESYYLLPLHSNMKLGFGSGQNQMAEQVGHVRSNSVPNYNSSSVVNGNNNAPPYRMSFEGQGMLKRSHTEVFNYSSTSTSRARCSSGHAAGGGGVWKVKLVISPRQLLEILSQEARTQELIESVRTVAKCGNVGVSSWGFSDQWSFYSSSRNNNNNNNASFKKLDGLLEM, translated from the coding sequence atgggCAATTGCCTATTTGGAGGCTTGGGAGATCATCATCAGCAGGTTAgttatagtaataataataataatgcagtGATCAAAGTAGTGACATCCAGCGGCGGGATCATGGAATTCAATGGCCCGATGATCACGGTGGAGTGCATCACCGACGAGTTCCCGGGCCACGGCCTCTTCAGAAGCCACGATCTTTTTTGGAAGCCGTTGGATCAGCATGAAGTGCTAGTAGCAGGAGAATCCTACTACCTGCTCCCACTCCACAGCAACATGAAATTAGGCTTTGGGAGCGGCCAGAATCAGATGGCAGAGCAGGTGGGGCATGTAAGGTCCAACAGTGTGCCTAATTACAACTCATCATCAGTTGTTAATGGTAATAACAATGCTCCCCCCTACAGAATGTCATTTGAGGGTCAAGGCATGCTAAAGAGATCGCACACGGAGGTGTTCAACTACTCCTCAACCTCAACCTCAAGGGCAAGGTGCAGCAGCGGCCATGCAGCTGGTGGTGGTGGAGTTTGGAAGGTGAAGCTGGTGATCAGCCCCAGGCAGCTGCTGGAGATACTGTCGCAGGAGGCTCGAACCCAGGAGTTGATCGAGAGTGTGAGAACCGTTGCCAAATGCGGGAACGTTGGCGTTTCATCCTGGGGGTTTTCGGACCAGTGGAGCTTCTACAGCAGCAGcaggaataataataataataacaatgcTTCCTTCAAGAAATTAGACGGTCTACTGGAGATGTAG